In Numidum massiliense, a single genomic region encodes these proteins:
- a CDS encoding cell division topological specificity factor MinE: MNFIERILGQKSRSADTADDRLSLVLSYQRMQINEERLEAFEKELIALCERFGFDVVGQVEVRPQSTSRNTVLNANIPVKMRGRSDIEQEVRRARGL; this comes from the coding sequence ATGAATTTCATTGAACGTATTTTAGGTCAAAAGAGTCGATCCGCCGATACAGCCGACGACCGCTTGTCACTCGTGCTAAGTTACCAGCGGATGCAAATTAACGAAGAGCGGTTAGAAGCATTTGAAAAAGAACTAATCGCATTATGTGAACGATTCGGATTTGATGTCGTCGGACAAGTAGAGGTGCGTCCGCAAAGCACATCCCGCAATACGGTACTCAATGCAAATATACCGGTAAAAATGCGTGGCAGGTCCGACATCGAACAAGAAGTTCGCCGCGCGCGCGGTTTGTAA
- a CDS encoding alpha/beta-type small acid-soluble spore protein — protein sequence MPQQQQHRERNSNQLLVPTAEQALDQLKFEIAQEFGVQLGPDTTSRANGSVGGEITKRLVALAEQQLGGGTAFPQ from the coding sequence ATGCCACAACAACAACAACATCGTGAACGGAACTCTAACCAGTTACTGGTTCCTACGGCTGAACAAGCTTTGGATCAATTAAAATTCGAAATTGCGCAAGAGTTTGGCGTCCAATTAGGACCGGATACGACTTCTCGGGCAAACGGGTCTGTCGGAGGGGAAATTACGAAACGCCTCGTTGCTTTAGCAGAACAGCAATTAGGCGGAGGCACAGCATTCCCCCAGTAA
- a CDS encoding manganese catalase family protein: MWVYEKKLQYPVRVSKCDPRMAKYLLEQYGGPDGELAAALRYLNQRYTIPDKVIGLLNDIGTEEFAHLEMIATMVYKLTKDATVEQLKAAGLGEHYANHDRALFYENAAGVPWTATYIQAKGDPIADLYEDIAAEEKARATYQWLIDMTDDTDLQDSLKFLREREIVHSMRFREAVEILKEEQGRKKYY, translated from the coding sequence ATGTGGGTGTATGAAAAAAAACTGCAATACCCGGTCCGCGTCAGTAAATGCGACCCGCGCATGGCGAAGTACTTATTAGAACAGTACGGCGGGCCGGACGGGGAACTTGCCGCGGCGTTAAGATATTTAAACCAACGCTACACGATCCCGGATAAAGTGATCGGTTTGTTAAACGACATCGGGACAGAAGAGTTTGCGCACCTCGAGATGATCGCGACGATGGTGTACAAACTGACGAAAGATGCGACGGTCGAACAACTTAAGGCGGCTGGCTTAGGGGAACACTACGCCAATCACGACCGCGCCCTCTTTTATGAAAATGCGGCCGGTGTCCCGTGGACCGCCACATATATTCAAGCGAAAGGCGATCCGATCGCCGATTTGTACGAAGACATCGCCGCAGAAGAAAAAGCGCGGGCCACGTATCAATGGCTTATCGACATGACGGACGATACCGACCTGCAAGACAGCCTGAAATTTTTACGTGAACGCGAAATTGTTCACTCTATGCGTTTCCGCGAGGCGGTGGAAATTTTGAAGGAAGAGCAAGGTCGAAAAAAATACTATTAA
- a CDS encoding spore coat associated protein CotJA, translating to MFTQRKAYYPYISPFDPCPPQRVKTYETPPQLYMVYQPPNLPQYGPYEALKRGTLWPCLFSPYESSGRGDGS from the coding sequence ATGTTCACACAGCGTAAAGCTTACTATCCGTATATTAGTCCATTCGATCCTTGTCCGCCGCAGCGGGTAAAGACGTATGAAACCCCCCCTCAACTGTATATGGTGTATCAACCTCCTAACTTACCCCAATACGGGCCGTACGAAGCGCTCAAGCGCGGCACATTATGGCCGTGCCTTTTCAGTCCTTACGAAAGCTCCGGGAGGGGTGACGGATCATGA
- a CDS encoding spore coat protein CotJB, whose translation MKEEALPKQYYRELGDLQAIDFVLMELQLYLDTHPDDLKAIKQFNRLALHRKKMKESFERQFGPLQSNGNSLSKHPWEWSRAPWPWQV comes from the coding sequence ATGAAGGAAGAAGCCCTTCCAAAACAGTATTACCGCGAGCTCGGCGATTTACAGGCAATCGATTTTGTACTGATGGAGTTACAGTTGTATTTGGACACACACCCGGACGATCTGAAAGCGATCAAACAGTTCAACCGATTGGCGTTGCACCGTAAAAAAATGAAAGAGTCGTTCGAGCGCCAATTCGGTCCGCTACAGAGTAATGGCAACAGTCTTTCTAAACATCCTTGGGAGTGGTCAAGGGCGCCGTGGCCATGGCAAGTTTAA
- a CDS encoding S8 family peptidase, with protein MFAFGNWLPGEPYDERPRHFFSQKEQCRHIFYLKDDDRIRWSLHNIKQFGCRSYRYLKHIGAIVGDFPQERWARQFARRHPGFIISEPDIEIKIDEPLKGKVAQTLKQIPWGIERINAPQAWRHSMGKGVKVAVIDTGVAYDHAAIERNYRGGVNILSPLFSPYDYNGHGTHVAGTIAGRKNASGVIGVAPRAHLYAVKAFNRKGTANLSDLLTAINWCIDNRMQVINMSFGMDKMSESLKYAIQKARSRGIVMVAAAGNQGTKGKLDFPARYPETIAVTATGKNNQLAAFSNIGREVSLAAPGDKVVSAWNNGSTRELSGTSMAVPHVAGTAALLLALHPELTPADVDAIMQGGSRPIAGISSRKMGMIDAYSSVKAVSG; from the coding sequence ATGTTTGCTTTCGGAAACTGGCTGCCGGGCGAGCCGTACGACGAAAGACCGCGCCATTTTTTCTCGCAGAAAGAGCAGTGCCGGCATATTTTTTATTTAAAGGACGATGACCGAATTCGTTGGAGTTTGCACAATATAAAACAATTCGGATGTCGCTCCTACCGTTACTTAAAACACATTGGAGCCATTGTGGGCGACTTCCCTCAAGAAAGGTGGGCGAGGCAATTTGCACGACGTCATCCAGGGTTTATTATTTCGGAGCCCGATATTGAAATAAAAATTGATGAACCGCTCAAAGGAAAAGTTGCGCAAACGTTGAAGCAAATTCCTTGGGGAATTGAGCGTATCAACGCTCCGCAAGCGTGGCGGCACTCAATGGGCAAAGGGGTGAAAGTGGCGGTGATCGACACCGGTGTCGCTTACGACCACGCTGCCATTGAACGCAATTACCGCGGTGGTGTGAACATCTTGTCGCCCCTGTTTTCCCCGTATGATTACAACGGCCACGGGACGCACGTCGCCGGGACGATCGCCGGCCGCAAAAATGCGAGCGGCGTGATCGGCGTTGCGCCACGCGCCCATTTGTACGCAGTAAAGGCGTTTAACCGCAAAGGTACAGCTAATTTGTCCGACTTACTCACAGCGATCAACTGGTGCATCGACAACCGCATGCAGGTGATTAATATGAGTTTCGGCATGGATAAAATGAGCGAGAGCCTTAAATACGCGATTCAAAAAGCGCGCAGCCGCGGCATCGTCATGGTGGCGGCCGCAGGCAACCAAGGGACGAAAGGGAAGTTGGACTTCCCAGCGCGTTATCCAGAAACGATCGCCGTGACGGCGACGGGTAAGAACAACCAACTGGCGGCGTTTAGTAACATTGGGCGCGAGGTGAGCTTGGCGGCTCCGGGTGACAAAGTCGTGTCGGCATGGAACAACGGCAGCACGCGAGAGTTGAGCGGCACGTCGATGGCCGTTCCTCACGTCGCGGGCACTGCCGCACTTTTGCTTGCCTTGCATCCGGAGCTTACCCCTGCGGACGTCGACGCGATCATGCAAGGGGGCAGTCGACCGATCGCCGGCATATCGAGCCGCAAAATGGGCATGATTGACGCCTACAGCTCAGTAAAAGCAGTCAGTGGCTGA